The Pseudomonas sp. FP2309 genomic sequence GCCGAGCAGATCCGTTATCGCAGCCTCAACTCGTGCCTGACCTTTGTGTCATCCCTGCACGGCAAGCAACTGATCAGCGTCGAAGACCTCAAGCACCAGGGCCAATTGCACAGCGTGCAGCAAGCCATGGTGGAGTGCCATGGTTCACAATGCGGCTTCTGCACCCCAGGCTTCGTGATGTCGTTGTTCGCCCTGCAAAAGAACAGCACCGCCCCCGACAACGGGAAAGCCCATGAAGCCCTGGCCGGTAACCTGTGCCGCTGCACCGGTTACCGCCCGATCCTCGCCGCCGCCGAACAGGCCTGCTGCAATAAACCGGTGGATCAGTTCGACAGCCAACAGGCGCAAACCATCGCCCGCCTCAAAGCCATCGCTCCCACGCAAACCGGCGAACTCAACAGTGGCGACAAGCGTTGCCTGGTGCCGCTCACAGTAGCCGACCTGGCCGACCTCTATGACGCCTACCCGCAAGCCCGACTGCTGGCCGGCGGCACCGACCTGGCGCTGGAAGTCACGCAGTTCCATCGCACCCTGCCGGTGATGATCTACGTCGGCAATATTGCCGAGATGAAACGTATCGAACGCTTCGACGACCGCCTGGAGATCGGCGCCGCCACGGCCCTCTCCGACTGCTACGAAGCACTGCATCACGAATACCCGGACTTCGGTGAATTGCTGCACCGGTTTGCCTCGCTGCAGATCCGCAACCAGGGCACCCTGGGCGGCAATATCGGCAACGCCTCGCCCATCGGTGATTCGCCGCCGCTGCTGATCGCTCTGGGCGCGCAGATCGTGCTATGCAAGGGCCAGACCCGCCGCACATTGGCGCTGGAGGACTACTTCATCGACTACCGCGTGACCGCGCGCCAGGACAGTGAATTCATCGAGAAAATCATCGTCCCAAGAGGCCATGCGCTGTTCCGCGCCTACAAGGTGTCCAAGCGCCTGGACGATGATATTTCGGCGGTATGCGCAGCCTTCAACCTCACGCTCGACAATGGCGTGATCAGCCAGGCACGGGTGGCATTCGGCGGCATGGCCGCCACCCCTAAACGCGCACAACACTGCGAAAGCGTGCTGGTGGGCGCTACCTGGAACGCCGCTACCGTAGAGAAAGCCTGCGCCGCACTCGCCCAGGATTTCACCCCGCTGTCGGACTTTCGCGCCAGCAAGGAATACCGCCTGCTCAGCGCCCAAAACCTGCTGCGCAAATACTTCATCGAACTGCAGACTCCGCACATCGAGACTCGGGTGACCGCTTATGTCTAACCATCACGCCGTCGTTAAAACCCAGGCCGAACTTGTCGAGTTGTTCACCCAGGACCTGACCTGCGGAGTCGGTCGCAGCGTCAAGCATGACAGCGCCACCAAGCACGTCAGCGGTGAAGCGCAGTACATCGATGACCGCCTGGAATTCCCCAACCAGTTGCACCTGTATGCGCGCATGTCCGACCGCGCCCATGCACGAATCATCAGCATCGACACCGCGCCGTGCTATGCCTTTGAGGGCGTGCGCATCGCCATCACCCACAAAGACGTGCCGGGGCTCAAGGACATCGGCCCACTGCTGCCCGGCGACCCGTTGCTGGCCATCGACACCGTGCAGTTTGTCGGCCAGGTGGTGCTCGCCGTCGCCGCCCGCGATCTGGACACCGCGCGCAAAGCCGCGATGGCCGCAGTGATCGAATACGAAGACCTGGAACCGGTGCTGGACGTCGTCCAGGCCTACCGGAATAAACACTTTGTGCTCGACAGCCATACCCATCAACGCGGGGATTCGGCCGGCGCCCTGGCGACGGCGAAGAATCGCCTGCAGGGCACCCTGCATATCGGCGGCCAGGAACACTTCTACCTGGAAACCCAGATATCTTCGGTGATGCCCACCGAAGACGGCGGCATGATCGTCTACTGCTCCACCCAGAACCCCACCGAAGTGCAAAAGCTGGTGGCCGAAGTGCTCGACGTGTCGATGAGCAAAATCGTCGTCGATATGCGCCGCATGGGCGGCGGCTTTGGCGGCAAGGAAACCCAGGCCGCCAGCCCCGCGTGCCTGTGCGCGGTGGTCGCGCACCTCACCGGCCAGCCGACCAAGATGCGCCTGCCGCGCGTCGAGGACCTGCTGATGACCGGCAAGCGCCACCCCTTCTATATCGAATACGACGTGGGCTTTGACGACAACGGCCGCCTGCACGGTATCAACCTGGACCTGGCGGGTAACTGCGGCTGCTCGCCGGACCTGTCCAACTCGATTGTCGACCGCGCGATGTTCCACGCCGATAACGCGTACTACCTGGGCGACGCCACGGTCAACGGCCACCGCTGCAAGACCAACACCGCGTCCAACACCGCCTACCGTGGCTTCGGCGGCCCCCAGGGCATGGTCGCCATCGAGGAAGTCATGGACGCCATCGCCCGCCACCTGGGCCTGGACCCGCTGGCCGTGCGCAAGGCCAACTACTA encodes the following:
- the xdhA gene encoding xanthine dehydrogenase small subunit; the protein is MIQFLLNQELRSEHALDPNLTVLNYLREHLGKSGTKEGCASGDCGACTVVVGELHTDDQGAEQIRYRSLNSCLTFVSSLHGKQLISVEDLKHQGQLHSVQQAMVECHGSQCGFCTPGFVMSLFALQKNSTAPDNGKAHEALAGNLCRCTGYRPILAAAEQACCNKPVDQFDSQQAQTIARLKAIAPTQTGELNSGDKRCLVPLTVADLADLYDAYPQARLLAGGTDLALEVTQFHRTLPVMIYVGNIAEMKRIERFDDRLEIGAATALSDCYEALHHEYPDFGELLHRFASLQIRNQGTLGGNIGNASPIGDSPPLLIALGAQIVLCKGQTRRTLALEDYFIDYRVTARQDSEFIEKIIVPRGHALFRAYKVSKRLDDDISAVCAAFNLTLDNGVISQARVAFGGMAATPKRAQHCESVLVGATWNAATVEKACAALAQDFTPLSDFRASKEYRLLSAQNLLRKYFIELQTPHIETRVTAYV
- the xdhB gene encoding xanthine dehydrogenase molybdopterin binding subunit, which translates into the protein MSNHHAVVKTQAELVELFTQDLTCGVGRSVKHDSATKHVSGEAQYIDDRLEFPNQLHLYARMSDRAHARIISIDTAPCYAFEGVRIAITHKDVPGLKDIGPLLPGDPLLAIDTVQFVGQVVLAVAARDLDTARKAAMAAVIEYEDLEPVLDVVQAYRNKHFVLDSHTHQRGDSAGALATAKNRLQGTLHIGGQEHFYLETQISSVMPTEDGGMIVYCSTQNPTEVQKLVAEVLDVSMSKIVVDMRRMGGGFGGKETQAASPACLCAVVAHLTGQPTKMRLPRVEDLLMTGKRHPFYIEYDVGFDDNGRLHGINLDLAGNCGCSPDLSNSIVDRAMFHADNAYYLGDATVNGHRCKTNTASNTAYRGFGGPQGMVAIEEVMDAIARHLGLDPLAVRKANYYGKTERNVTHYYQTVEHNMLEEMTAELEASSQYAERREAIRLYNAHSPILKKGLALTPVKFGISFTASFLNQAGALIHIYTDGSIHLNHGGTEMGQGLNTKVAQVVAEVFQVHIDRVQITATNTDKVPNTSPTAASSGADLNGKAAQNAAETIKQRLVEFAARKYDVSEADVEFHNGHVRVREQILTFEALIQQAYFAQVSLSSTGFYKTPKIFYDRSQSRGRPFYYYAFGAACCEVIVDTLTGEYKMLRTDILHDVGASLNPAIDIGQVEGGFIQGMGWLTMEELVWNDKGKLMTNGPASYKIPAVADMPLDLRVKLVENRKNPEDTVFHSKAVGEPPFMLGIASWCAIKDAVASVGDYRHQPKIDAPATPERVLWGCEQMRQLQAAKAVEAETEMASL